ATCATAATCGAGTCTGTAGTCGATTTTATCTTTAATCCAATGGAGTCTTAAGGTATAATTTCCGTTTTTTAAAACTGATGAAGGAATAACAAAAGAATTGCTCACATCTAGTTTTACCGTTTTTTTAACGTCTAAATTCTGATCATCAGATCTGTTTAAAACAAAACTTACCAGAGTATTTGAATTGTTGATATCTTTCGGGAAAGTTAGTTTAATTCCTTCAGGGGATTGAGAATAAGCTGGTTTTTCCGCAAGCTCATCTGCACGCTTTTTGGCATCAATTACAGATTGGTAAAGAAGTTCTTCTTCGTAATATTTGTCGGTAACCATTTCAGAGTTTTTCTGTCCGTTTGGAAAAAGAAAAACCATTGATAAAATAAATATAATGAAAGAGGCTAAAGCTAAAAAAATACCGTGTCCCCAAGTGAAATTTTTCATAATTTAAAATTTTAAAACTGTAATTTAAAAGGTCCTTCGAAGTACGTCTGATAAGAATCGATCAACTTTCCTTTCATATCATAAACGCCGATGGTGATGTTTTGTTTCGACAAATTCATTTCTGCTTCTGGGAAACTGATGTTGATGGTACCTTTAGAAATCTTGTCACGTTCTACAGTAATTTTGCTTGATGCGCTGTAACCCACTTCTGCATGCGCAGGTTCTATTACTTTAATGGTAACAATCTTTTTGTCGTTTGTTTTATTTAGGAAAGTATAGTTGTAGGTATTGATGATTTTTCCTTCTCTTACAAAGAATGTACTTCCTGCAGGTTTAATGAATTTTGCTTCCATCTCGCCACGGCTTGAAAGTAAATATCCTAAGAATCCTACCAATAAAACCAAAACGACAGCGAAACCTTTCATTCTTCCGGTAAATTTATACGGAGCTCCGGTTTCTATTTCTTTTTCGGATGCGTAACGAACCAAACCTTTTGGTAAGCCTACTTTTTCCATTACTTCGTCACAAGCATCAATACAAGCAGTACAGTTTACACATTCTAGCTGTTGTCCGTCTCTGATATCAATTCCGGTAGGGCAAACTACAACACACTGATAACAGTCGATACAATCTCCTTTTCCTGCGGCTTTTCGGTCTTCACCTTTTCTCCATTTAGAACGGTTTTCACCTCTTTTAAAATCGTAAAATACGTTGATGGTTTCTTTATCAATTAAAACTCCCTGCAATCTTCCGTACGGACAAACCAATGTACAAACCTGCTCTCTAAACCATGCGAATACAAAGTAAAAAGCTGCCGTAAATAAAATCATTACGATGAAGTTGGTAGGATTGGCAAATGGTCCTTCAGAAATGATATTAAATACCTGCTCGTATCCCACAATATACATAAACATAAAATGGGTAATGATTAAGGAAATAACAACGTAAACCGACCACTTTAAACTTCTTTTCCAGATTTTCTCTGTATTCCACTCCTGTCTGTCAAGCTTCATTTGCTTATTTCGGTCTCCTTCAATCAGATATTCTATTTTACGAAAGACAGATTCCATAAAAATTGTCTGAGGGCAAATCCACCCGCAGAAAATTCTTCCGAATGCAATCGTAAAAATAATAATGAAAATAAGAGATGCAATAGCGCCTAATGTAAGGATGAAAAAATCTTGCGGATAAAAAGGCTGTCCTGCAATAAAGAATTCTCTATCGATAACGTTAAACAAAAAGAAAGGGTTTCCATTGATTTTTATAAATGGAACGGCAAAATACACAACCAGCAAAATATAGCTTACCAGATTTCTGTAATTGGTGTATTTACCTTTTGGTTTTTTAGGAAAAACCCACTTTCTTTTACCGGATTGTTCCATTGTGCCTATAGAATCTCTATAGGTTTCAGGGTCTAAGACCTGTCCTTGTCCACCGCGAGCGATGTCTTCATCTATTTTTGACATTTTTACTAGGTTTTAAAAAACGAAAAAACATAATTCGTTACTATTTTTATCTAATAACAAATTATGTTTTTCATATACTTTCTATTTTTTTTAATTACTGTTTTTCCCAATGAGCTTCATCACCGTATGGTGGCGCGCCTCCATCTTTAGGAGTAATTGGTTTTTTTAGCTGGTTGATAGAGTAAACGTAAGCTGCAACATTCTGAATGTCTGTACCTGTTAAAACTCCATTTTTTCCCCAAGCCTGCATTGCAGTTCCTGTAACTCCATTTTCAACTACGTGGAATACGTTTTTGAATAATGTTTTCTCAGGTTGGTTGTGCCAGAAATTATCTGTCAAGTTAGGACCGATACCTCCTTTACCACCGTCTGAGTGACAAGATACACAGTTGGTTTTGAAAACTTCTTCACCTGCTGCAATATTGTCTTCAGAGAAAACTGCTGATTCTATTGTTACTGGTGGTTGATCTTTAAGGTATTGTCCAATAGCCGCTTCTTGTGCTTTATATTCTTTATCGTATTCGCTTATAGGGTGCGCAAAATCTGTAAAAGCATAAGCACAGATATAAACAATACAGAATACAGTTCCGAAATAGAATAAACCTAACCACCATTTTGGTAATTGATTATCTAATTCCATAATTCCATCGAAACCGTGGTCAATAAGAATATCTTTTTCGTGAGTGTCTGATTGCTTTTTGAAAGCTGCATCATACTGTCTTCTCAAGAAAGGAATTTTCTTTTCAGCTAAGTAAGCAGACTTTTCTTCAACCGTTAATTTTTTAAATTTATTGTTCTCAATCAAATCTCCGATAGCGCTGTGAATGTATGCTAAAATAGCACTGATCACAACAGTTCCCCAGAAATATGGTGAAGCTAAAAACGAGTAGCTCTGAACAAATAAATAATAAAATATTACTAATAATACTGTTATTATTAAAATGTTTACAACAACCGGTGTTCTTTGTCTCATAATAAATAGTTTAATTTTTTAAATTAAAATCATCTTCGTCATCCCCAAGTGGAGCGTGCTCTTCTTCTTTGTAATATTTTTTAGGCCTGCTAAAAACATAGATTATCAAAGCAACGAAAAACAACATAAAGAAAATCAGAGCCAATGTTTGATACAAACCTGCATTTTCAGTATTGGATAATATATCTTTAAAGTTTTGAGGAATCATAGTAAACTTTTAATTTTATTAGTTACTAGCTGTTTTTATTTCTGTCGTTTTAATATCAGTACCCAATCTCTGAAGATAAGCGATAAGAGCGATAATCTCTTTTTTCTCTAATTCTCCCTGAGGTTTTTTAGCATAAGCTTCTTTAAGGTCAGCCGCTTCTACGAAGATATCTTTTACAATTTTCGCTGCCTGATTGTCTGCCCATTTATCTGCAGTATCAATCTGAGCCTTTGTATAAGGTACATCGTAGGTGTTTTTCATAAACTTGATTTTGTCTACCATTTGAGAACGGTCAAGATTATTTGAAATCAACCAAGGGTAACGTGGCATAATAGAACCAGCAGACGTTTGTCTTGGGTTGTACATATGCTTATAGTGCCAAGAACTTGGGTTTTTACCACCTTCTCTATGCAAATCTGGTCCAGTTCTTTTAGATCCCCAAAGGAAAGGTCTATCGTAAACAAATTCTCCAGCTTTAGAGTACTGTCCGTTTTTACCGTTAAATCTTACAATCTCGTCTCTGAATGGTCTTACCATTTGTGAGTGACAAGCGTTACAACCTTCACGGATATATAGATCTCTACCTTCTAATTCTAATGGTGAATAAGGTTTCACCGCAGAAATTGTAGGTACACTTTTCTTTAATGATAAAGTAGGAATAATTTCTACCATACTACCTACAGAAATTGTAAGCAATGCTAAAACTGTCATCAAGATTGGCATTCTTTCTAACCAAAGGTGAAGACCTTCTCCCTCTTTACGTCTGTTGCTGATGTTAGCCAAAGCAGGTGCTTCTGCAGGAACTTCTTTTTGGAAAGATCCTTTTTTGATTGTCATGTAAACATTCACTACCATTAAAAGACCTCCTGAAAGATAGAATAATCCACCTAAGAATCTCATTTTAAAGTAAGGAATAATTGCAGTAACGGTATCAAGCCAGTTTTTCCACAATAAAGTTCCGTCTGGGTTGAATTGTTTCCACATCAAACCTTGAGTAAATCCTGCGATATACATTGGTACTGCGTAGAAAATAATCCCTAAAGTACCCAACCAGAAATGCCAGTTTGCTAATTTTACAGACCACATTTTGGTTCTCCACATGATCGGTACCAAATAATAGATTACACCGAATGCCATAAAACCATTCCATCCTAATGCTCCTAAATGTACGTGACCAATTACCCAGTCTGTAAAGTGACCAATTTTATTGATGTTTTTTGTTGCTAAAAGAGGTCCTTCAAAAGTTGCCATACCATAACAGGTAACTGCAACGACGAAGAATTTCAAAATAGGATTTTCTCTTACCTTATCCCAAGCTCCTCTTAAAGTAAGAAGACCATTCAGCATCCCTCCCCAAGATGGTGCGATAAGCATAATTGAGAAACCAGTTCCCACTGCTTGAGCCCATGCCGGTAAAGCTGTATACTGAAGGTGGTGAGGACCAGCCCAGATATATACGAAAATCAATGACCAAAAGTGAATGATTGATAGTTTGTATGAAAATACAGGTCTGTCAGCCGCTTTAGGTAAGAAATAATACATTAAACCTAAAACCGGAGTCGTTAATACGAACGCTACCGCATTGTGACCATACCACCATTGTACGATGGCATCTTTTGCTCCTGCATATGCTGAATAAGATTTCCAGCCAGAGAACGTTAAAGGTACTTCTAAGTTGTTGAATATGTGAAGCATCGCTACAGCAACCCAAGTTCCAAGATAGAACCAAATAGCTACGTAAAGATGTCTTACTCTTCTTTTTGCAATCGTTAAAATCATGTTCGCTCCGAAAATGATCCACGAAACTGCGATTAATATATCGATTGGCCACTCGTGCTCAGCATATTCTTTTGAAGTGTTGATCCCCATAAAAAATGTGATAAACGTAGCAACAATCATAAATTGCCATGTCCAGAAATGAATCCACGATAAAGTATCGCTGTACATTCTTGTTTTTAATAATCTTTGGGTAGAGTAGTAAACCCCTACATAAACGATATTACATACGAATGCAAAGATTACCGTGTTGGTGTGTAGCATTCTTATTCTACCAAACCCTAACGCACCGTTGGTATTAATTAACCCTTGTATGTTTCCTGATGCAAGACTGTTGATTGTTGTATCGTCAGTTCCAAACAAAAACTCAGGAAGCTCAGGATAGAAAAGCATCAATGCTGCCGTAAGTCCAAACACGAAACCTATAATTCCAAAAACTATGGTCGCGTAAAGGAATGCACGAACAATACTGTTGTCATAACTAAACTTTTGTGTCTCCATATTAACTATTCACTTTTTTCTTCAAATTTATTATTATCTCCTTTTTTCTTATCGTTGTTGTTGCCAGTGTCTTCTTTTTCCTTTATTTCATCGGAGTCAAAAAGTATTCTCACAGCTGGAGATTCGTCATCTTCAAACTGCCCTTTTCTGGCGAAAACTATAAATACGACCAGAAAAACTACAGCCAAAGAAACGCTGCATAAGATCATTAAATATAGAATATCCATCTGACAACAAAATTAACCTATTTTCGGGGTTCAAAATTAGTGAAAAATAATGACAATTATCACGAAATACTAGGTTTGGCTAATTTAAAATCAGTCTAAATAAGGGCTTTTAAGGCTGTTTTTTGAAATAGTTTCTCCCAAGAATCCAGGTGGAAATCGTTGTGAAAGAAATGACAGTAATCGAACTTGCAGGCATAATTAAAGCTGCAAATAGCGGACTCATATTTCCGGTTACAGCAAAGGTTAAACCAACAACATTGTATAAAAAGCTAATCAGGAAGGTCAGTTTTACAATCGTGATCGAACCTTTACAAACGTTTAAATAATTATCAAGTTGCGATACTTTTTCTCCATTCATAATGACGTCCGAAGATGGCGTAAAGCTGTTGCTGTCGTCAGAAATTGCGATTCCTACGTTACTTTGTTTTAAAGCTCCGGCATCATTTAAACCGTCACCAAGCATAATCACTTTTAAACCTTTATCCTGAAGATCCTTGATGTAATTCAATTTGTCTTCCGGGTTTTGGTTAAACGCCATCGAGCTGTAATTCGGGATGATTTCTTTAAGCTGATTTTCTTCAGAAGAATTGTCTCCGCTTAGAATGAAAATCTTATAATTGATTAGTTTTGTGAAAAGATTTCTAAGGTTTTCTCGGTACTCATTTTTAAAAATAAATTTACCGATAAACTCATTGTTTTTGCTGATATAAACTGCGGTTTCAAGATTTTTAGACTCCTGATTATTGTATTTTGCAGAACCTATTTTATAAATATTTCCTCGTACACTTGCTTCGTAACCTTTTCCTGAGATTTCTTCAAAATTATCAACAGGGAAATAGTCATCTTTTATTTCCAGAACTTCATACAAAGATTTGGAAAGCGGATGATTTGAGTTTTTAACTAAACTTTTAATATTTAATAAATCAAATTTCTGAATTTCAGAACCTTCGTATCTGATGTTTGATTTTTTTCTGTGAGTAATTGTTCCGGTTTTATCGAAAACTAAAGTGTCGACTTTTGCAATTTTCTCAATCGTTAAAGTATCTTTTACGTAAAATTTATTTCGGCCTAAAATTCTCATAATGTGACCGAAAGTAAACGGAGAAGACAATGCCAAAGCACAAGGACAGGCAATAATTAAAATAGCAGAAATAACCTGGAACATGGTTTCCAAATCAATGAAATACCAATAAATTCCTGCAACAAGCGCAATTCCTAAAATAATAAAGGTGAAATATTTACTGATGTCGTTGATTAAAGTATCAAGTCCGGTCTCGTGTTTTTTGAAAGCTTCTTTGTTCCAGAGTTGGGTAAGGTAACTTTGGTCGACATTTTTAATGACTTCAAGCTCCAAAGATGAACCGATCTGTTTTCCTCCGGCAAAGATTTTATCACCTGGGTTTTTAGAAATACTTTCACTTTCACCTGTAATAAAACTATTGTCGATATTTCCGTTTCCGCTAATCAAAATAGCATCTACAGGAATGATTTCGTGGTTTCTTACTAAAATTCTGTCACCGATTTTAATTTCTGAAAGCAAAATATTTTCCTGCTTTCCATTAAAATCAACTTTCGTTACTGCAATCGGGTAGAATGATTTGTAATCTCGGTCATAAGAAAGCGAACTGTACGTTCTTTTCTGGAAGATTTTCCCTAAAAGCATGAAGAATAAAAGTCCGCACAAAGTATCAAAATATCCCGGACCGTAATCGGTGGCGATTTCGTAGATACTTCTTCCGAATAGCACAAAAATTCCCAAAACAATAGGAACGTCGATATTGACAATTTTGTTTTTTAAACCATACCAAGCAGATTTGTAATAATCAGATGCAGAATAAAATACAACAGGAACCGAAAGCAAGAACATTAAAATTCGGAATAAACCTTTGTAATGTTCCATCCAGTAATCTTCGCCGCCGATATATTCCGGAAAGGCCAAAAACATTCCGTTACCGAAAGCAAATCCTGCAATCGCAAGTTTTACCAATAAAGATTTATCTAAATTGTCTTCGTTTTTTTCGGCTGTTTCAAGATTGATTGCTGGTTTGTATCCAAGATTGGTTAAAAATTTAGCTAATTCGCTTAATTTTAATTCGTTATGATTAAAAGAAACCTGTAACGTCTTTCTTGTGAAGTTTACCTGAGAATAATGAATGTCTTTATGTAAGGTATGAAGGCTTTCTAATAGCCAAATGCAAGAAGAACAGTGGATTACCGGAATTCTGAATGTGACAAGACTTGTATTACCTTCAGAAAAATCTGTAACTCTGTCAAAAATTTCTTTGGTGTCGAGGTAATCAAACTGAGAAGAATTTTCTTCAGGTCTGATGCCCGCTTTTTTGTTTAGCTCGTAAAAATTACTGAGATTATTGGTATTTAAAATTTCATAAACAGATTTGCAGCCGGTACAACAGAAAATTTTTTCGTCAAAAGAAATTCGTTCTTTTTCTATCCCTTGTCCGCAATGAAAACAGTTCTCGCTCACCTTCATAAATTATTGACTTACAAAATTATAACATTTTTTTTTGTTTATAGAGTTTAAATGTTCTATTTTTGTGATAAATGTCATATTACAATGTCGCAGGAACAACAGATTGCTATTGAAGAAAGATTCGCAAGGGTTTTTAATGATAAATCCTTTAAAGAAAGACTTTCCAATACTGATTATGAAAGATATATCAACGCAAAAAAGAAACTCGTTTTTCAAAAACACGATATCGTCTTTGACGATGGCGAAACTCCGAAAGGGGTTTACGTGATAGAAAAAGGGGCTGCTAAATTGTCAAAATCAGGATCTTTTGGTAAAGATCAAATTCTTAGATTTATAAAAGAAGGTGATATTATAGGATATCGTGCATTGTTGTGTGGAGAAAATTTTCAGGCAAAGGCAGAAGCAATGACTGATGTTGAATGCACATTCTTACCTGCAGATATTTTTATGGACTTATTAGAAGTTGATCCACAGTTGTCTTTTGTAATGCTTCAGAAAATATCTTATGAATTGGGAGAGTCTTCCAACACGATTACTTTCTTGGCTCAAAAAACAGTAAGAGAAAGATTGGCAGAAATCCTTATTCTTTTAGAACAAAAATTAGGGACAGATCCTGAAGGTTTTATCAAAATTTCTTTAACAAGAGAAGAAATTGCCAACATTATCGGAACTGCTACCGAAAGTGCTATCCGATTGATCTCCGAATTTAAAGGTGACAGTCTCATCGAAGTAGACGGTAGAAACATCAAAATTCTCAACCACGATAAATTAATGAAACTAGGACACGTAGTTTTGTAAAATCCAAATATATAAGTCGGCGAAAGCCGACTTTTTAACTTTAAACAATCATATACATTATGTCTGTTCATTCCGAAATTAAAAGAGTTACTACAGAAACCTTGCGAAAAATGAAATTCGACAAGGAGAAAATAACAATGCTTACCGCTTACGATTTTACAACGGCAAAAATGGTTGACGTCGGTGGTGTTGATACCATTCTTATCGGAGATTCTGCGGCGAATGTAATGGCGGGTTTTGAAACAACACTTCCTATTACATTAGATCAGATGATTTATCACACTCAAAGTGTGGTGAGAGGGGTAGAAAGAGCATTGGTAATTGCAGATCTTCCTTTCGGAACTTACCAAAGTAATCCTGATATCGCACTTGAATCTGCAGTTAGAATGATGAAAGAAGGGGGTGCTCATGCGATTAAAATTGAGGGTGGAAAAGAAATTTCAAAATCAATTAAAAAGATCATCAATGCCGGAATTCCTATTATGGGACATTTGGGATTAACACCACAGTCTATTTATCAGTTTGGAACCTATAAAGTGAGGGCTAAAGAAGAAGCTGAAGCTGAAAAATTAATCAACGATGCAAAATTGCTTGAAGAATTAGGATGTTTTGGGGTTGTTCTTGAAAAAATTCCTGCAGATTTGGCTAAAAGAGTGACGGAAAGTATTTCGATTCCAACAATCGGAATTGGAGCCGGGCCTCATTGTGACGGACAGGTTTTGGTATATCATGATATGGTGGGAATGAACAAAGGTTTCTCTCCAAAATTTTTAAGAAGATACCTAGATTTATATACAGAAATTACGGGAGCAGTTTCTCAATACGTGAAAGACGTGAAAAGTGCTGATTTCCCTAACCAAAATGAAAGCTATTAATGAAAAGTAATTTACAGGCAACACAGGGGATTTTATCAATTTTAGCAATCATTTGTTTAGCTGCAGGTTGGTTTAGAATTTTCCCGGATAATATTAATTATCTTCTTTCAGCAAGATTATTTTATATTTTAATTGGAATCAGTTTTATCGTTCAGGGAAGAATGTTGATGCATACTAAGTTTATGTACCCAATGTACGCTGCGGCAGGTTTGTGTATCATCGGAGCATTTTTACCAATGGATTCAAGTCTTAACGTTATAAAAACGATTGGTCTTTTAGGTGGAGTGGTTATTTCTTTTGTGAGCAGATCACAGAATCGTTAAGGTAGTATGGAAGAACAGATCGTTTTTGAGGATAATCACCTTTTAGTTATCAATAAAAAAGTAGGGCAACTCGTTCAGGGCGATAAAACCGGTGACGAACCTTTACTCGATTCCATTAAAGATTTCATCAAAAAAAGAGATAATAAACCCGGAAATGTTTTTTTGGGTTTGGTACATCGTATCGATCGGCCAACTTCTGGTTTGGTTATTTATGCTAAAACCTCAAAAGCGCTTTCAAGATTGACTCAAATGGTTAAAAACCGAGAAATTAAGAAAACGTATTGGGCGGTTGTAGCTAAAGAAATGATTCCGCAAAGCCAAAGATTGGTTCATTATCTTCAGAAAAACGAAAAAAATAATAAAGCGATCGTTTTTACGAAAGTTACCGAAGGGGCAAAAGAAGCAATTCTTACCTACAATATTATTAAAACTCTGGATAATTATCTTCTTTTGGAAATTGATCTGGAAACCGGAAGACATCATCAAATCAGAGCACAGTTATCAAAAACCGGAGTTCCGATTAAAGGTGATTTAAAATATGGTGCGCCTCGTTCAAATCCGGATGGAGGAATTAATCTTCACGCCAGAAAACTTCAGTTTATACATCCTGTTACAAAAGAGGAGGTAACAATCGTTGCCCCTGTTCCGCAGAATGACGCGATTTGGAGAGCTTGCGAAGAATAATATTAATTTAGAAATAAGTTATAAAATGGAAATTAGAGATAATCTGGTTTCCATTTTTATTTTCTTCAAATCTAGAATTCAGATTTACTTTTCTACTTTTTAGGAGCTTTTTCCCGCTTTCCACTATATCTTTTGGGTTACGGCTCCGCTTCGCTCCCCCGCAACCCAAAAGGATGCCGTTGCGATCGGGGCTAGATGGGAAGTCATTTATTTAAATATTTGAAAACCAAATATAAAGATTGTCATCTTATAAGAATTTCAACTCGAATCTTTCCAGTATAAAATAAAAAGACATCTGCGTGATCTCCAAGATCAGCGAGATAAAAAAAACAATATTTTCAAACATTTAAAACTTCCATCTTCCCTCCCCCAACTTCCCTCTCCTTCAAAAAATTTTGCCCATTTTAAAAAAATGTCTAACTTCGCTCCCAACTTTAGGGGTGTCTGTTGACAAAACAGGCTGAGACTTTACCCTTTGAACCTGATTTCTAGAT
Above is a genomic segment from Chryseobacterium mulctrae containing:
- a CDS encoding cbb3-type cytochrome oxidase subunit 3 — protein: MIPQNFKDILSNTENAGLYQTLALIFFMLFFVALIIYVFSRPKKYYKEEEHAPLGDDEDDFNLKN
- a CDS encoding FixH family protein, which encodes MKNFTWGHGIFLALASFIIFILSMVFLFPNGQKNSEMVTDKYYEEELLYQSVIDAKKRADELAEKPAYSQSPEGIKLTFPKDINNSNTLVSFVLNRSDDQNLDVKKTVKLDVSNSFVIPSSVLKNGNYTLRLHWIKDKIDYRLDYDVIWK
- a CDS encoding cbb3-type cytochrome c oxidase N-terminal domain-containing protein, coding for MRQRTPVVVNILIITVLLVIFYYLFVQSYSFLASPYFWGTVVISAILAYIHSAIGDLIENNKFKKLTVEEKSAYLAEKKIPFLRRQYDAAFKKQSDTHEKDILIDHGFDGIMELDNQLPKWWLGLFYFGTVFCIVYICAYAFTDFAHPISEYDKEYKAQEAAIGQYLKDQPPVTIESAVFSEDNIAAGEEVFKTNCVSCHSDGGKGGIGPNLTDNFWHNQPEKTLFKNVFHVVENGVTGTAMQAWGKNGVLTGTDIQNVAAYVYSINQLKKPITPKDGGAPPYGDEAHWEKQ
- a CDS encoding Crp/Fnr family transcriptional regulator — protein: MSQEQQIAIEERFARVFNDKSFKERLSNTDYERYINAKKKLVFQKHDIVFDDGETPKGVYVIEKGAAKLSKSGSFGKDQILRFIKEGDIIGYRALLCGENFQAKAEAMTDVECTFLPADIFMDLLEVDPQLSFVMLQKISYELGESSNTITFLAQKTVRERLAEILILLEQKLGTDPEGFIKISLTREEIANIIGTATESAIRLISEFKGDSLIEVDGRNIKILNHDKLMKLGHVVL
- a CDS encoding RluA family pseudouridine synthase — protein: MEEQIVFEDNHLLVINKKVGQLVQGDKTGDEPLLDSIKDFIKKRDNKPGNVFLGLVHRIDRPTSGLVIYAKTSKALSRLTQMVKNREIKKTYWAVVAKEMIPQSQRLVHYLQKNEKNNKAIVFTKVTEGAKEAILTYNIIKTLDNYLLLEIDLETGRHHQIRAQLSKTGVPIKGDLKYGAPRSNPDGGINLHARKLQFIHPVTKEEVTIVAPVPQNDAIWRACEE
- the ccoG gene encoding cytochrome c oxidase accessory protein CcoG encodes the protein MSKIDEDIARGGQGQVLDPETYRDSIGTMEQSGKRKWVFPKKPKGKYTNYRNLVSYILLVVYFAVPFIKINGNPFFLFNVIDREFFIAGQPFYPQDFFILTLGAIASLIFIIIFTIAFGRIFCGWICPQTIFMESVFRKIEYLIEGDRNKQMKLDRQEWNTEKIWKRSLKWSVYVVISLIITHFMFMYIVGYEQVFNIISEGPFANPTNFIVMILFTAAFYFVFAWFREQVCTLVCPYGRLQGVLIDKETINVFYDFKRGENRSKWRKGEDRKAAGKGDCIDCYQCVVVCPTGIDIRDGQQLECVNCTACIDACDEVMEKVGLPKGLVRYASEKEIETGAPYKFTGRMKGFAVVLVLLVGFLGYLLSSRGEMEAKFIKPAGSTFFVREGKIINTYNYTFLNKTNDKKIVTIKVIEPAHAEVGYSASSKITVERDKISKGTINISFPEAEMNLSKQNITIGVYDMKGKLIDSYQTYFEGPFKLQF
- the ccoN gene encoding cytochrome-c oxidase, cbb3-type subunit I yields the protein METQKFSYDNSIVRAFLYATIVFGIIGFVFGLTAALMLFYPELPEFLFGTDDTTINSLASGNIQGLINTNGALGFGRIRMLHTNTVIFAFVCNIVYVGVYYSTQRLLKTRMYSDTLSWIHFWTWQFMIVATFITFFMGINTSKEYAEHEWPIDILIAVSWIIFGANMILTIAKRRVRHLYVAIWFYLGTWVAVAMLHIFNNLEVPLTFSGWKSYSAYAGAKDAIVQWWYGHNAVAFVLTTPVLGLMYYFLPKAADRPVFSYKLSIIHFWSLIFVYIWAGPHHLQYTALPAWAQAVGTGFSIMLIAPSWGGMLNGLLTLRGAWDKVRENPILKFFVVAVTCYGMATFEGPLLATKNINKIGHFTDWVIGHVHLGALGWNGFMAFGVIYYLVPIMWRTKMWSVKLANWHFWLGTLGIIFYAVPMYIAGFTQGLMWKQFNPDGTLLWKNWLDTVTAIIPYFKMRFLGGLFYLSGGLLMVVNVYMTIKKGSFQKEVPAEAPALANISNRRKEGEGLHLWLERMPILMTVLALLTISVGSMVEIIPTLSLKKSVPTISAVKPYSPLELEGRDLYIREGCNACHSQMVRPFRDEIVRFNGKNGQYSKAGEFVYDRPFLWGSKRTGPDLHREGGKNPSSWHYKHMYNPRQTSAGSIMPRYPWLISNNLDRSQMVDKIKFMKNTYDVPYTKAQIDTADKWADNQAAKIVKDIFVEAADLKEAYAKKPQGELEKKEIIALIAYLQRLGTDIKTTEIKTASN
- the ccoS gene encoding cbb3-type cytochrome oxidase assembly protein CcoS, with translation MDILYLMILCSVSLAVVFLVVFIVFARKGQFEDDESPAVRILFDSDEIKEKEDTGNNNDKKKGDNNKFEEKSE
- a CDS encoding heavy metal translocating P-type ATPase, which encodes MSENCFHCGQGIEKERISFDEKIFCCTGCKSVYEILNTNNLSNFYELNKKAGIRPEENSSQFDYLDTKEIFDRVTDFSEGNTSLVTFRIPVIHCSSCIWLLESLHTLHKDIHYSQVNFTRKTLQVSFNHNELKLSELAKFLTNLGYKPAINLETAEKNEDNLDKSLLVKLAIAGFAFGNGMFLAFPEYIGGEDYWMEHYKGLFRILMFLLSVPVVFYSASDYYKSAWYGLKNKIVNIDVPIVLGIFVLFGRSIYEIATDYGPGYFDTLCGLLFFMLLGKIFQKRTYSSLSYDRDYKSFYPIAVTKVDFNGKQENILLSEIKIGDRILVRNHEIIPVDAILISGNGNIDNSFITGESESISKNPGDKIFAGGKQIGSSLELEVIKNVDQSYLTQLWNKEAFKKHETGLDTLINDISKYFTFIILGIALVAGIYWYFIDLETMFQVISAILIIACPCALALSSPFTFGHIMRILGRNKFYVKDTLTIEKIAKVDTLVFDKTGTITHRKKSNIRYEGSEIQKFDLLNIKSLVKNSNHPLSKSLYEVLEIKDDYFPVDNFEEISGKGYEASVRGNIYKIGSAKYNNQESKNLETAVYISKNNEFIGKFIFKNEYRENLRNLFTKLINYKIFILSGDNSSEENQLKEIIPNYSSMAFNQNPEDKLNYIKDLQDKGLKVIMLGDGLNDAGALKQSNVGIAISDDSNSFTPSSDVIMNGEKVSQLDNYLNVCKGSITIVKLTFLISFLYNVVGLTFAVTGNMSPLFAALIMPASSITVISFTTISTWILGRNYFKKQP
- the panB gene encoding 3-methyl-2-oxobutanoate hydroxymethyltransferase; the protein is MSVHSEIKRVTTETLRKMKFDKEKITMLTAYDFTTAKMVDVGGVDTILIGDSAANVMAGFETTLPITLDQMIYHTQSVVRGVERALVIADLPFGTYQSNPDIALESAVRMMKEGGAHAIKIEGGKEISKSIKKIINAGIPIMGHLGLTPQSIYQFGTYKVRAKEEAEAEKLINDAKLLEELGCFGVVLEKIPADLAKRVTESISIPTIGIGAGPHCDGQVLVYHDMVGMNKGFSPKFLRRYLDLYTEITGAVSQYVKDVKSADFPNQNESY